In a single window of the Pocillopora verrucosa isolate sample1 chromosome 4, ASM3666991v2, whole genome shotgun sequence genome:
- the LOC131779313 gene encoding neuronal acetylcholine receptor subunit alpha-10-like, with product MAYFWFRRADRMKNHFAVIVFLFGTLVKLGHVCKAQEAPEDAELRLLHHLMENYLQEKQILPTQNRSEPVIVTFDMAFSQLVDLDSKDQIMTSNIWVRQFWNNKRLTWDPAEFGGIKDINVNPKIVWKPDILLYNNINGVGREMYNFDTMVILHHDGRNEWFAPTEIKSICKIDITFFPFDEQICLLTFGSWTYNSQFLDLARKSETADLQKYTSNGQWTLVSVNATRNVVKYSCCKYPYVDITFRVHLRRRPLFFVQNLILPCILLATLTVFSFTLPPGSGERIALVITLLLGLTVYMLIFTENIPKTSEVLPLISKFFIVILFEVAFCLMGTSVTLRFYHFSEPERRVPAWVNFFIVGWLAKLLRMKMAVNLSEKRYGHNNMIYPKGRLKGTLWHRLLGCRANGTSSLNDGRMQGKVKDSMDEELEEITDKLSDNPSKAVEKNDESMQNKEKWHFAASVIDRFFFFFTGVAFFLSVIIFYLKIPHYDNEKNFQDIQTG from the exons ATGGCATACTTCTGGTTTCGCCGTGCTGACAGAATGAAAAACCACTTCGCCGTGATTGTATTTTTGTTCGGAACTCTAGTTAAGTTGGGCCATGTTTGTAAAG CTCAGGAAGCTCCCGAGGATGCAGAACTCAGGCTTCTCCATCACCTCATGGAAAACTACTTACAAGAGAAACAAATTCTACCCACGCAAAACAGATCTGAACCAGTAATTGTTACGTTCGACATGGCATTTAGTCAGCTCGTCGACTTG GATAGCAAAGACCAAATCATGACCAGCAACATTTGGGTCAGACAG TTTTGGAACAACAAGAGGCTTACGTGGGATCCAGCAGAGTTTGGCGGAATCAAAGACATTAACGTCAATCCAAAGATAGTTTGGAAGCCCGATATTCTTCTTTACAACAA CATTAACGGCGTCGGAAGAGAAATGTACAACTTTGACACTATGGTTATCCTGCACCACGATGGTCGAAACGAATGGTTTGCACCGACGGAAATCAAATCCATTTGCAAGATCGACATAACGTTCTTTCCCTTTGACGAGCAGATTTGTTTACTTACTTTCGGATCATGGACCTACAACAGCCAATTCCTTGACTTGGCTCGCAAGAGCGAGACTGCTGACCTGCAAAAGTACACCAGTAATGGTCAGTGGACATTGGTCTCCGTAAATGCGACGCGAAATGTTGTTAAATATAGCTGCTGCAAGTATCCTTACGTTGACATAACATTTAGGGTCCACCTTCGGCGGCGACCGTTgttttttgttcagaatttgATTCTACCTTGCATTCTTTTGGCCACTTTGACAGTGTTTTCTTTCACGTTACCGCCAGGGTCCGGAGAAAGAATTGCATTGGTGATTACTCTCTTACTTGGCCTCACGGTATACATGCTCATTTTCACCGAGAACATTCCAAAGACTTCAGAGGTACTACCTCTGATCAGCAAATTTTTTATCGTGATCTTGTTTGAGGTAGCCTTTTGTTTGATGGGAACGTCGGTCACTTTAAGGTTTTACCATTTTAGTGAGCCGGAGAGGAGAGTTCCCGCTTGGgtgaattttttcattgttggcTGGTTGGCGAAACTGTTGAGAATGAAAATGGCTGTGAACTTGTCAGAGAAGCGATACGGCCACAATAACATGATTTACCCTAAAGGTCGATTGAAAGGTACATTGTGGCATCGCCTTCTGGGGTGTAGAGCTAATGGTACCAGCTCCTTAAACGACGGTCGAATGCAGGGAAAAGTCAAAGATTCCATGGATGAAGAGCTGGAAGAAATAACGGACAAACTCTCCGACAATCCTAGTAAAGCCGTCGAGAAAAACGATGAATCGATGCAAAATAAAGAGAAGTGGCATTTCGCTGCCTCCGTGATTGACaggtttttcttcttctttacagGGGTGGCATTTTTTCTTTCCGTGATCATTTTCTACCTCAAGATACCACACTACGATAACGAAAAGAACTTTCAAGACATTCAGACCGGTTGA
- the LOC131779322 gene encoding cytochrome P450 1A1-like has protein sequence MALNFLAEILPLVALLLSVAYISVLFYRWTKLRNYPPGPWGLPILGNLAQLGSSPHITLTELSKVYGDVFSLKFGSRKAVVLNSEEVVREALLKNSRQLSNRPPLFAAKNVRKTSISFGEHCSAQVLRKRCALRAIHQVAFDKQEYFNKIVQDAFLEFQESLAEKEVKTFQPSVDLKQVVIKIMFHFTFGEDPCNVDQLIEEMQKLVEESSEFTESSAACGLVDFLPWIKPFIRKQVAMVERSIEGLMSFVDKVYTNTTSGEKATDKNCIALSLAKLWDEAKSKYYEEIKMDLDLEEPTDLPNSSPKENQPNNGKEEIVKMLSADIFGAGLETVSNSLCWAMAYIVNNPEIQQSLHRELDNTVGRHLLPTIQDKRNMPLLQATVLEVLRIASVLPLALPHETAAKTTLSGYTIPKDTLVVINLWAVNHDPRVFQEPHVFNPYRFLNENGEVCDIKTKFQLPFSIGSRRCLGSSLAKAEMFLLLACLLQRFQFSRAKPDYVDLESQFGLSLRPKNFSVCANLR, from the coding sequence ATGGCTTTGAATTTCCTGGCTGAGATCCTGCCTCTGGTTGCCTTGCTTCTTTCAGTTGCTTATATCAGCGTCCTTTTCTACCGATGGACGAAGCTACGAAATTATCCTCCAGGACCTTGGGGCCTTCCAATACTTGGAAATCTAGCTCAGCTTGGCTCCTCGCCGCATATCACATTGACTGAGCTCAGCAAGGTCTACGGAGATGTGTTTTCCTTAAAGTTTGGCTCCAGAAAAGCAGTGGTGTTGAACAGCGAGGAGGTGGTCAGAGAAGCACTGTTGAAAAATTCTCGCCAGTTGTCCAATCGACCACCGTTGTTCGCCGCTAAGAATGTCAGAAAAACGAGTATCTCTTTTGGAGAACATTGCTCAGCTCAAGTCCTCAGGAAGAGATGTGCCCTAAGAGCAATTCACCAAGTTGCATTCGACAAACaagaatatttcaataaaattgtgCAAGATGCGTTTTTGGAATTCCAAGAAAGTCTGGCCGAGAAAGAAGTGAAAACATTCCAGCCTTCTGTTGACCTTAAACAGGTTGTTATCAAAATCATGTTCCACTTTACGTTTGGAGAAGACCCTTGCAATGTCGACCAGCTCATAGAAGAAATGCAAAAGCTTGTTGAAGAATCCAGCGAGTTTACCGAAAGCAGCGCAGCTTGCGGCCTGGTGGACTTCCTTCCTTGGATTAAACCATTTATTCGCAAACAGGTGGCCATGGTGGAACGCTCAATCGAGGGGTTGATGTCATTCGTTGATAAAGTGTACACTAACACTACGTCTGGAGAAAAGGCTACTGATAAAAATTGCATTGCATTGAGCTTAGCAAAGCTTTGGGATGAAGCTAAAAGTAAATATTACGAAGAGATAAAGATGGATTTAGATTTGGAAGAGCCGACGGATCTTCCTAATTCTTCACCAAAAGAGAACCAACCCAACAACGGGAAGGAAGAAATTGTCAAAATGCTATCAGCCGATATTTTTGGTGCAGGACTGGAGACAGTCTCAAATTCCTTGTGCTGGGCGATGGCTTATATCGTAAACAACCCTGAGATACAGCAAAGTCTTCACAGAGAGTTGGATAACACTGTTGGGCGGCATCTCCTTCCCACAATCCAAGATAAGCGAAACATGCCTTTATTACAAGCAACGGTATTGGAAGTTCTCCGCATTGCCTCTGTACTGCCACTCGCTCTGCCTCATGAGACAGCTGCAAAAACAACACTTAGTGGATACACGATACCAAAGGACACGCTCGTTGTCATTAATCTGTGGGCAGTGAATCATGACCCACGCGTGTTCCAGGAACCTCATGTATTCAATCCTTACCGATTCCTGAATGAAAACGGAGAGGTCTGCGATATAAAAACCAAGTTTCAGCTGCCTTTTTCGATTGGCAGTCGACGCTGTCTTGGAAGCTCATTGGCTAAGGCAGAAATGTTTCTCCTGTTGGCATGTTTGCTACAGCGTTTCCAGTTTTCACGCGCAAAGCCTGACTATGTAGACTTAGAAAGTCAGTTTGGACTCAGCCTACGTCCAAAAAATTTCAGTGTTTGTGCCAATCTtcggtaa